CAAGCAAACTCAACATAATCTATTCACACTTTCTACGCTTAGTAATTGTGCAATTAAAAGTAGGTTCCCTCTATTGGGATGTGGGGATATTAGAAACAAGGACTGTTGGAGATGAGGCAATGAGGCCAATTTAGGTTAAAAGAAGAAGCAATCTAGCGAAGGACAGAGAAGTAGAATTAAGGGACATTCATGTCATCTGGTCTAAGTTATCTGCCACAGGCAATATCAACATACATAAGTAGCTTCATTCACCTGTTTCAGCAACTCTTTCGGGCGGAATTCATACTTTTCAGGATCTTTCAAGCTAAGAGATTTTCTTTGTGGGCCCACCAGCTGTAGTAAGAAGTAATTTAACATGCTAGCAACTCTTTCCACCTGGAAAAccaatttgagaaaaattaaggGAAACGATTAAAACCCACAAGTTCAGACCATAATATGATAGAACAACAATTGATATTGAATAGTGAACATACCATCTCAGGAAGAAGAAAAGGGACAGTAATTTGTTCTGAAGTAAATGCTAACAGGCTCACATCTTCATTTGCCAGCTTCATATCAATTCGAATTATCTAAAACAACCAGCATATTTCAATAAAACTCTGAACATATTACATAACTTTAGTAAATATAAACACTTTAGGATATAAAACTGACATTCTCTTGTGAATGGAACAGACGGGTTCTCTCCTGCCTTTCTTGAGCTGGTCTTTGCTCCCATTCCGCTGTGTTAGACATTTCAGCTTCCAGCTCTTTTAGTTCAAGAATTTTattaagactttcatcgagAAGATAAATGCTATCATTAATTAAGAAgttcaagaaattcaaataaacaccCTTCTCCTCCTCCTTGGCAATCTGCAATATTGAAGTTACAGATGGAGTGTTATTGGAGAGTAGTTCAAGCATTGTGTTATAAAATGTTCAGAGCAAAATATCACCCAAAATGATAAAAACTCCAACCTGTCTCCATGCATTCCGGTGACTTGGAACTTGCCAAAGATATTCAAGTAGTTCAGCAATGTTGTGGCGGATATTAAATTTATCATAGAACTGCAGACACAGAGATGTTTCATTTAAAAAGCACACAGTGGAAGTCTCTACCATCAAGTAGGAtgcattagaaaaaataatgcatgcattaggcTTGTGTACTACTAATACTTTGTTTGGTACactcttcttaaaaaaaatttgaagacaCGGACCAGCATTCAACCTCTTAATGGTGAAACAAGTATCACCATATAACCAAGAAAACCCGAAACCTCAGACTTTCCCAccaaaaaataggaaaaagaaaatctGATGACATAACCCGGCATTCAGACCTCTTCATGCTGAAATAACACCAGAGAACCAATAAAAGTATTTGAGACCTCTGGAAAAAGAGTACTGTTCAACAGCCATACTTCAATATATATACCTTCTTTAACTTCGAAGTTCAAAATTCCTTCAAAAAAGCCCTTTTGAGGAATCGTTGATAAGACTATCTACTAAGAACTGCGTTTGGTAAGCCCTTCTTTTACTATAATTTTAGGCTGATAAGTTGGTAAGCATATGTGAAGAGTCATGGAGAAGCACACCTACAAACATAGTTTCTTGGAGGATATCTACTTTGCAATAGACTCTTCCTAAAATGTCACACTAGTTGTTCTAtgagaaatattttataaatttttatgagAGGAATATTGATTACTTTTCAGAGACAACAGGGGGGAATTGGATTATTGGTTACAGTAAAAATTGCGCTCATACTACCGCCAACTTGGCAGAACTTCTAGCAATCTTCCATGGGCTACAAATAGCAGGGGAGAAAAATCTCCAAGCTTTGGAGATCAACACTGACTCAGAAGAAGCTATGACCATGATAACTAATGGCcatttaacatataataaaatgataCTTGGATGCAGGTTACATATGCAGCAGTGGGGGGCACCAGTTCTCAGAAATGTATGCAGGGAGCAGAAAAGGGTAGCCTATGTGCTGGCAAGAAATGCATTTTTTGAACCAAGGTTTTTGGCAGTTCCTCCAGTGTATGACACTTCAGGAACTACTTCAGCTAGGATATTTCTGTTTGTAATATTTACAATTATGGCAAGCTGTTGGCTCCACTATCATCAAATTATGCATCCCCGAACTAATCATGTTGCCAGTTATTACTTAATTCACATATCATGCATCCTTCTACATAAAATTTAGGGTCTGACACATTACTGACAACCCTCgagaacaagtatatatattttgacaCTCCAGCAGATCCGAAGAATCTCCACTTTGAGAAGGTAATGATGAGCAGGAGGACGATCAGAAAGCAAAAAACTAGCATCAGATATCACTTCTTCCTGAGCAAGGGGACTTTAtaggaaaagtttcacttctcAAAACACATATCATCTGATAAAGCACAAAAGCATTACCTGTGTGTGTGAACCTGTAAattcaatgtcaacataaagcttcaaaagatttttcacAAGGTACTCCAGAGAGAGTTGATGCCCCTCAAACAAAGTAGACGTTGCAGTAGAGCCGCTGTATAAAAAGTTCACTTAGAGAGAGAGGCAACAGCAACTAGATCCCCAGCACACACAGACACAAATAATAGTAgacataattttgaaaaatgcaaTATCGCAAATGATCATATTTGAATCACCTTCTGCGGGGCATCCAACAGTTCAGGACTTCAACCATCTTCGCTCTAAGGTAAGGGTTTCTGATATATTCTGGACTTGCcatgaacatgataatgaaatTCATGAAGTCATCCTGTCAAGCAACGCAAAAAGATGATTGCATATGAAAAAGGAACACATGAAGAACAAGAATATGAATGGACATAAAAAGATCACAACTAAACCTACCAGCAAGACACCATCCAAAGCTCTGGGAATTCGAGAAGCAAAAATTAGCAGCTCCATGGCATCTTCAACGAAGTGCTCAGGCATAGATGCAAACTCCATAGGGCAAGGGGAAGGTAAAGGCATCTTAAAACCACCAACAAGCCCGACCAACCAAACAACCATCAACCTGTAGAAGGATAATGCACGCTGTAGAAGCCCTCCATCCTGAAAACAAGGCAATTTTTTAGCTTTGTACACTAACAACTAAAAGTAGGGGAATGCAAAATATAACTTACATCTACTCAAACCTAGGATGCTGTTGGTttgcaaattttatattttacaccGAAAAAATCATGTATGCACAGAAAAAATAAAGACAACCCCTACGAGTTGACACCCACATTAAGGATCTAGTTTGCTTGAAAACAGCAAAGTGTAGCATTAAGAACAATCTAACAAAAGCAGCTATAAAAAGAGAATCCCTTCACATACTCAAGATTGCATAATCCTAAGAACTAGAAAAGGAGAAATTTATATACCCTCAATATTTGGGCTTCATAGCATAATTTCTCCTGTGAATACGATTCAAGATCTTTTTCCAAGCGAGATATTTCCTGCTGCAACTGTGGCGAGGGTGTTTGTTCTAGCATGGTTTTCATGGTAGACAAATTATCTTCGGATCTTGAAATGTCCTAAAGTTGATAATTAAATAGTTAGTTTGATACAAACACCTTGACCATAACACATTAACCTTTCATCCACTATTACATATGGTTCAAGACATCCTTCTTTCACCAAGTAAAATTTAGTATTTCCTTTCTTCAAATCCCAATTCCTCACCTGAACAAGATGCTTAAAATCTGAAAATGCTTTTAGGAGGCCCAGGTTGAGCACCCGTGCAGTCATGAAGAAGCATTCACATATGAAGGGGTATTTAGCTTTCTCACTACTACTTGATATTGGGTTGTTATAGTGGAGAATTGAAGGTCCACCAGAATCATTCCCAGAGCTTGTGGCTTCCTGAGATGCCAACAACCGATTTTCTCCATCGCTGCCTTCTTTAGCGACGTCAACTTTCCCaggattattttgatttatccAATCAGAGACTTCTTCTGATGATGCATGCATAGCAGTCAACCCCCTGGTATGAATCATAGGAAATGTTAAGCAACAAACACACATGCATCGATAATAGGAGGGAtaaggggaagaagaaaaattcacCTCAGTTCCAGACGGGTGCTAGAAAACACATATTGGGGATCAATCTTGTCCCGTTTTGTCAAATTGGCATCTAAGAAAGGTTCACAGAGCCGAAGCATAACGGCACTGAGATTGACAAACATTCCTGAACTAGCACAAGATAATGGATCAACCTGCAAAGCATAATATATTGAAGTTATGGTAGAGTACTAAACAAAATTACAATCCGCACATATCAGGGTGAGAAGGTACAAGTGCAAATGAAGTATCTAACGCAGAGCCAACAGATGCACACTTTACAGGTCTGTTTCACCTGCTACAGCTCCATAGCTTGATCTGGAGAAATCTTACCTGCAACTGTGCCCTTGAGGAATTTTTGTTTATAACTGCTGCAAGATATCCAAGGACATTTTCACGAATGGTTGAATTTTTCAGAAGAGACATAAGGACTTCTGCCAAGCCATCATACAAGTTATTCATAACAGTTTTGATTGTTGTGAAAGAAGACAAGAGATCAGCAGGACGACGTGTAGCCGATTCCGAGAAACACTGCTGGCTGTTGTCCAACACAAGTGAAACAATCTATCAGTCCTTTGTTAAAATAGAACTTCTCAGCAGAGAATATGTCAATCAAAAGAACTTAGACTAAATTCGTTCACCAAGGGCACAAATGGCCAACCCCCCACCTATCTGTTGGGTTAGAGAATGAGAGATATGCATATGCTAAGTCACCCGATACCAAAGAGAACCACAAGTTATTAGCTTGATGTCTGTTGATGATGTCTGAAGAATCAATATTTTCAAGGTAAGAAGCTAGGAAATATTTCTTCTAGGCTCTTTGTACTTGAGAAAATGAACTTCAAATGTAAAATAGTAACGACTTGCTCTTTCACAAAGTAGAATGAAGAAAAAGCATGATAACAAAGATTGAACAAGTACGAAAGGCTGTCTTGTCTATTCTCTAATTGATATTAGAATGGCATATAACTTCTCTTCAATGTATAAAGTCATATAATACACTTAAGGAAAcaacatataattcataattaaagaGACGAGAGATAAATTTTAACCCACCCAACATCCGGCTGACTCTTGAAGATTGCATGATCAGGTAAAGCACTGACATGAAAGAAAGGACCCAAAATGCTTGTCATCTCGATAACTCTTCCATTCATATAAACACTATTTGGAATCCACCAAGGATGATTCACCAGACACTTGGCACCTACTGGATACttaaccaaaaataataaagctcTAAGAGGCTGCTGAAAATTACCCAAAGCTGAGACCTTTAGCACGGTCCCTCTCAAATCTTCATACAACTGCTTCAGTATTGGGTCCATACTATCAAAATCCGCATCCTTTAATAACTCATCCAAAAATCCAGGTGGACTCGACACTCCTCCACTACCACTACTCCCACCAAACACATCCACAGAACTTGAAACCTCAGAAAACAACAAAGGAAGCAACGGAGATACATTTGCTGGTGCCATATCCCAATTGGGAAACATATCAGGATTTCCTAAATGTATCCTACAGTATGATACAGCAAGTCTCTTTACTTGCTTAACCACCAATTCCATCTCAGACCTAACATTCTTATCCTTCATCGACGCAATTTTCTTCCCTTCTTCATGAGCCCGACGGTAACAGTTGACCAAATACTGAAAAGGTGGTTCCGCGGACACAAAATTACCAGAAAGTCGATCGATTAAAACCCTCTCCATCAAATCCCTAGACAACCTTAATCCTTTGCCCTCGCTCAAAATCTCGGCCGCCGTCATCTCTAAATACACAACGCGTGTATCATTTTCCATTGAATCAACTAGAGATACAAGTAAAATTTTCCGAAGAATTATATCCTCGATCTCCGCCGGCGTCCTCTGTGGTTTAGAAGTCGCCATGATTTCAACAACaatacaataaattaaacaagaaaaattgatgatttaggagaagaaagagagaaattaacaaactaaaatcattGTTAAAATAAGTGTAACGACTGCATaagtgtatatacaaatataaacaaaaaaattaacagaTGAAATTGGAAAAAGATTGAAGGGAGGGGTATCAGAGGTTTCCGACTCTACAGGTAAACCCTAATTACGGTGTCGTTTCTAGTGCCATTGTTTCGGTAGAATTATACCACGAGTGTATTTAACCAGTACATCTCGGATAGAGATAAAAGAGCGTAACATCTCGTTTGGAtgggtttaaaaaaaaaaaatctaaaaaatatttttgaaagtgttaaaatttatttttaaaataaataatgatgtaTTTGAATATAAGTGAagttataaaagaaattattgatGTGTTAAGTGTTGATAAACactatttttaattgaaatatttaaaataccttAAAAGTTATTAACATGATAAAGctgataaatttaataataattataatatataataataataatatataataataaaataaacaataacaataataaaaaataaaataataataataataataatattatatataataataataataataaaacaatgtaaaataaataataataataaaaataattaaatataaataacaataataatataacaatatgaaaataataataataatatataataataataataataataaataaataatcataataatatacaaaaaattaataataataataaataatataataataataacaataatagtatataataatatataataataataataataaataaataaagaataagataaaaataataaaatattattaataataataataaagaataataaaataaataataataaaaaaataataaaatatcaataattctaataattatactaataataataaaaaaataaagtaataataataataataataaataattattattataataataataaaaaaataaaaataaaagaattaagggTAAAAAGGTAATATACACCGTCAaaataaaatgacttttaagttgaaaaaaaaaaaactcacctAGCTTTTTCATTCTTTGgcttaaaataatcatttttgacttaaaataagttattttggtATTTAGTCAAACAATCTAATAAGTTAAAAACTGACTTTTAAGTTAGTTTGACTAgcttaagcccatccaaacaaGCTCTTCTTATTCTATGAATTAtctataaatatcatttttgtttttttttaagattataaaatatatttaatacaataaaaacatattttcccttttaatgAAATGACAGCAGTTATTCTTTTGTAACAGTAAACTCTATTAAATTGTCTATATTTCATACacaataaaaaaagagaaaatacaataaataaaaatcccTTTTAAACTTGTTCGTAAGATTTACTTTAGCATCATAACTTTACGGATGTTTAAATACCCTCTTAAACAACtttcaaatgaattaattatCACATTACACATACAATATCGGTTTCATGATTGGAAGGTGATGAACACTAAGCGCCACATAAGCACCACTTCAATAACGCGTATATAACGCATCTGATTATgaacaaatttaatttcatttcttttttctttaacatgttttttttcctcattttcaCTGTTCACTTCATCTTGTTCATTGTTCCATATTCTTCATTATCtcaataatcaatacaatacaatacaaaagTAATTGTTTCTCTTCGCGAAAATTCAACATCCACAACAtagtttttaataatttaacaaaCATTGTGTGAAACGGTGAAATAACTATACACCGGCTAGTGTTGTAAtgacaagattaaaaaaattataatcaacgTTGGAGCTGGGTTTGTTGGTGTTACTCTTGCTCATACTCTTggcaaattttattttcaatttcattgttTGTTGTTAACTTAccatttttccatatttttatttgCAAGTGTTTGAAAGTTAAATCTTAACAATCATGCTTGCTCTAATGACAATCAACAACTGCTTCAATGCCAATCACCAGAATTATTGTTGTTATATTAGGCTCAAAATCGACAGAACTGATGACGAGTCGCctgaaaagcaaaaaaaaaaatgatagcaaataaaaaggaaagagaagAATGGAAGAAAGCCAGAAAAGAGCATGGCTTTGTCCATAGTTTAGTGAAATTTCTAAGCAAGATTTGGTGGTCTCACGGCGGCTAATCTCTCGCAAGAGCTTTTAACAATAATGAATGAGGAACATAGGAATTGGGGTAAAGTCTGGCGATGGAAACTGGAAACGGAGGGATGGTAAAACATTTTGAGAGGAATGCAGAGATGGTACATGTTGCTTAAAGAAGACAAAGTGGGACCcacttatttttccttttcattttatgCTATTTACGCCCttaaaaattttgtatttgcTACATCAACCTTTAAAGtgatatttaattcatttgtaaGTTATTTAAGGAGATATTTAAATACACATAAAGTTACAGTATTAAACTAAGTTTTGGGAACAAATTAGagaaaatttttatgtattttcccaaaaaaaaatattatttttaaaaaaggaatttCTATTGTTGTTAAAAATGTTAGGTCACATTTTTTGTtccgtttatttttaaaaatattacttttatttgcttatttttatatgaaaaaggaAGATATAATTCTATATactatctattttattatataaaaaaaaaaagataaaaatagattttattttttaacattaagTATTATCTATGCATTCTATATTAATTctcatttttagttatttactatatcaagaaaaagataaattattttattattattacattatatattaattatcattctAAATCATTTATCAAATCATTCATTCTTTtaagttcattataacatacaaattacaatatagtaGAATATCTTTTGCAACTGAAATAGTGAAAGCAAAATGAACAAGAAAGTTCTAATATCCTAATATTCTATCCAAGATATATATAGGATTCACACATTCAGATGCTAATTACCTAGCTAATAaagttaaatttcttaattatataagTTGCTTATTGATTTATcaaagaaaagttgaaattcatgttaatttttatttaacacACATATCTTTGTTATCATCCTAAAGAATTTGTGAGGGCGTATCAATCAGGATTGACAAAATTTAAGATAAGCAAGCTTTAAAGGATGAGGTGTACATGAATAAACCTTCACATTGtaatggaaaagaaaaataaagaagttttaAGTCATAACTCGAGTTCACGTGATATGCGGTTTTGAGGCTCGATATGCATAGTCCAAAACAAGCAAATTCTTGCCGGCTTTGGCCCAAAATGAATAATACCTGGAACTTGGGATGCTGCGCCACATGACACCTTACATGAATCTCATATTGAAATAAGAGAGTAAAATGAAAGAGTTTGGTAAATTGGTACTCGTTCTTTTGGAGCTTGATTTGGTGCAAGTGTAAGTTTGGTGACACCTAGTTGATCCATCATAACTGCGAACTTTACAACAACAAGATTTGATTCTGAGGTGAAAATGGGTGGCAAAATCCAATGAGATTCATTACAAAGACGGggaaaatcatataaaatttatttgagcAAATAATTCCCGGGCCCTTCATATCAGATATTAAAGTTCAATGAATCAATGTCATTGTACACAAATCTGGCTTATTGTCGAAAAATATGACAAATGAGGATATAGTATCAAAGGTATTATCACTATTCAAGATGATCATGTGGTCTGATTGACAAGAACATTGCAGCATACTTGCGAAGACGATGATCATTATCCCCATTTTCGATCACATGTATAGTGGGACGGCTAGTCCTCATCATGTAACGTCGCCAAGCTAACTGTATATTCACAGCAGCCCAGGTTCTCCAATTGGATGAATAATACCTTGCTGTTCTCTTCAGCCTCTCGTTTGCAAATTTGTATCTGAAGTGATCCGTGATAAATCGAAGGTGGTTTGCATCTAAGCCAAATGCTTCTGTAGATTCAATGCAAGTGAAGGTTGCGGAAGAAGCTGGAAGTCTGTCAATAAAGGGACGGCGTAAGCACCAGGAAAGAAGTTCATCTCCAAAGAAGCCTCCAGGTTCAAGTATGCTTGTGGCAATCACTCCTTTACTGAGGTTTTGGCTACTTTTTACACGTCCACGAACAATGAACACAACCCTGTGCACTGGATCTCCTTCTCTTATGATCTGTTTAgacacaacaaaaaaaaggcAAGAGATTGTCATAGTTGCTAGCAGTTATAGTATCACTCTACAGAGTGTGCGAATTGGTAGTACCTTCTCATCTTTAGAGAACACAAGTGGCTTAACGCGATCACAAATGTTATCTAGAATCAGATCATCCAAACTTTCGAACAGAG
This window of the Solanum pennellii chromosome 2, SPENNV200 genome carries:
- the LOC107009670 gene encoding probable ubiquitin conjugation factor E4 encodes the protein MATSKPQRTPAEIEDIILRKILLVSLVDSMENDTRVVYLEMTAAEILSEGKGLRLSRDLMERVLIDRLSGNFVSAEPPFQYLVNCYRRAHEEGKKIASMKDKNVRSEMELVVKQVKRLAVSYCRIHLGNPDMFPNWDMAPANVSPLLPLLFSEVSSSVDVFGGSSGSGGVSSPPGFLDELLKDADFDSMDPILKQLYEDLRGTVLKVSALGNFQQPLRALLFLVKYPVGAKCLVNHPWWIPNSVYMNGRVIEMTSILGPFFHVSALPDHAIFKSQPDVGQQCFSESATRRPADLLSSFTTIKTVMNNLYDGLAEVLMSLLKNSTIRENVLGYLAAVINKNSSRAQLQVDPLSCASSGMFVNLSAVMLRLCEPFLDANLTKRDKIDPQYVFSSTRLELRGLTAMHASSEEVSDWINQNNPGKVDVAKEGSDGENRLLASQEATSSGNDSGGPSILHYNNPISSSSEKAKYPFICECFFMTARVLNLGLLKAFSDFKHLVQDISRSEDNLSTMKTMLEQTPSPQLQQEISRLEKDLESYSQEKLCYEAQILRDGGLLQRALSFYRLMVVWLVGLVGGFKMPLPSPCPMEFASMPEHFVEDAMELLIFASRIPRALDGVLLDDFMNFIIMFMASPEYIRNPYLRAKMVEVLNCWMPRRSGSTATSTLFEGHQLSLEYLVKNLLKLYVDIEFTGSHTQFYDKFNIRHNIAELLEYLWQVPSHRNAWRQIAKEEEKGVYLNFLNFLINDSIYLLDESLNKILELKELEAEMSNTAEWEQRPAQERQERTRLFHSQENIIRIDMKLANEDVSLLAFTSEQITVPFLLPEMVERVASMLNYFLLQLVGPQRKSLSLKDPEKYEFRPKELLKQIVKIYVHLARGDKEKIFPAAIIRDGRSYSDQIFSAAADVLRRIGEDMRIIQEFIDLGAKAKIAASEAMDAEAALGDIPDEFLDPIQYTLMKDPVILPSSRITVDRPVIQRHLLSDSTDPFNRSHLTADMLIPDTELKAKIEEFIRSHELKKPGEDLNLQHTKTTIQTTDTSNLIE